From a single Paraburkholderia edwinii genomic region:
- the trpA gene encoding tryptophan synthase subunit alpha, with amino-acid sequence MSRINQTFAALAAQKRKGLIPFITAGDPDPKRTVEFMHALVAGGADVIELGVPFSDPMADGPVIQRSSERALAKGVTLRDVLADVKRFREKDDKTPIVLMGYANPIERIGAEAFAKAATEVGVDGVLVVDYPPEECAPFAEKMKAAGIDPIFLLAPTSTDERIAAVGRVASGYVYYVSLKGVTGAGHLDVLDIAGKIPAIKSRVSLPVGVGFGIRDAQSARAVAEVSDAVVIGSRIVNLLEDAAPEAAAESLTRFIREIRQAIDSIGAGARTA; translated from the coding sequence ATGTCCCGAATCAACCAGACATTCGCGGCGCTTGCCGCACAGAAGCGCAAAGGCCTGATCCCGTTCATCACGGCGGGCGATCCCGATCCGAAGCGCACCGTCGAATTCATGCACGCGCTTGTCGCGGGCGGCGCCGACGTCATCGAGCTCGGCGTGCCGTTTTCAGACCCGATGGCGGACGGTCCGGTCATCCAGCGCTCGTCCGAGCGCGCGCTCGCGAAAGGCGTGACGCTGCGCGACGTGCTGGCTGACGTCAAGCGTTTCCGCGAGAAGGACGACAAGACGCCGATCGTGCTGATGGGCTACGCGAATCCGATCGAGCGCATCGGCGCGGAAGCGTTCGCCAAGGCCGCCACCGAGGTGGGTGTGGACGGCGTGCTGGTCGTCGACTATCCGCCCGAAGAATGTGCGCCGTTCGCCGAGAAAATGAAGGCCGCCGGCATCGATCCGATCTTCCTGCTCGCGCCGACCTCGACCGACGAGCGCATCGCGGCGGTCGGCCGCGTGGCGAGCGGCTACGTCTATTACGTGTCGCTAAAAGGCGTGACCGGCGCCGGACATCTGGACGTTCTTGATATTGCAGGTAAAATCCCGGCCATCAAGTCGCGGGTATCGCTTCCGGTTGGGGTCGGATTCGGCATCCGCGATGCGCAATCGGCGCGTGCAGTGGCGGAAGTCTCCGATGCAGTCGTGATCGGCAGCCGGATCGTCAATCTGCTCGAAGACGCGGCTCCCGAAGCCGCCGCCGAATCGCTGACCCGGTTTATCCGGGAAATCCGTCAGGCAATCGATTCGATTGGTGCGGGCGCCCGCACAGCCTGA
- the accD gene encoding acetyl-CoA carboxylase, carboxyltransferase subunit beta: protein MSWLDKLLPPKIKQTDPKSRKGIPEGLWIKCPSCEAVLYRNDVEANLHVCPKCDHHMRIGARERLDGLLDAEGRYEIGQEILPVDALKFKDSRKYPDRLKEAIDETDETDAMVVMGGAIHTLPVVVACFEFSFMGGSMGSVVGERFARGAQNALEQQVPFICFTASGGARMQESLLSLMQMAKTTAMLTRLAEAKLPFISVLTDPTMGGVSASFAFLGDVVIAEPKALIGFAGPRVIEQTVREKLPEGFQRAEFLLQKGAIDMIVDRRKLREEIAQLMALLTRQPADAVA, encoded by the coding sequence ATGAGCTGGCTCGACAAATTGCTGCCGCCCAAAATCAAGCAAACCGATCCGAAAAGCCGCAAAGGCATTCCGGAAGGCCTGTGGATCAAATGCCCGTCGTGCGAAGCGGTGCTTTACCGCAACGACGTCGAGGCGAATCTGCACGTCTGTCCGAAGTGCGATCACCATATGCGGATCGGCGCGCGCGAGCGCCTCGATGGGCTGCTCGATGCGGAAGGCCGCTATGAGATCGGCCAGGAAATCCTGCCGGTCGACGCGCTCAAGTTCAAGGACAGCCGCAAGTATCCGGACCGTCTGAAGGAAGCGATCGACGAAACCGACGAAACCGACGCAATGGTCGTGATGGGCGGCGCGATTCACACGCTGCCGGTGGTGGTGGCGTGCTTCGAGTTCTCGTTTATGGGCGGCTCGATGGGCTCGGTGGTCGGCGAGCGTTTCGCGCGCGGCGCGCAGAACGCGCTCGAACAGCAGGTGCCGTTTATCTGCTTCACCGCCTCGGGCGGCGCGCGGATGCAGGAAAGCCTGCTTTCGCTGATGCAGATGGCGAAGACCACCGCGATGCTGACGCGCCTCGCCGAAGCGAAGCTGCCGTTTATCTCGGTGCTGACCGATCCGACCATGGGTGGCGTGTCGGCGAGCTTCGCCTTCCTGGGCGACGTCGTGATCGCCGAACCGAAGGCGCTGATCGGCTTCGCGGGCCCGCGCGTGATCGAGCAGACCGTGCGCGAAAAGCTGCCGGAAGGCTTCCAGCGCGCCGAGTTCCTGCTGCAGAAGGGCGCGATCGACATGATCGTCGACCGTCGCAAGCTGCGCGAAGAAATTGCGCAACTGATGGCGCTGCTCACGCGTCAGCCCGCCGACGCGGTCGCTTAA
- a CDS encoding FimV/HubP family polar landmark protein, which yields MTDRFPFLRALHAAAMFDGARCRAAVTTISAAVLLVAAQTCAAQAVTGGAAAASAPAASSAPAVAAVPVGASQVTVQAGQSLHDIAVGATQSHDRAVLARASKAIFDANSSAFMKNDPSRMKIGAVLNVPALDATGAAVEGASAGAAVGASAATAASASAPGGAASGPAAAMAGNAASSAAAGSSATAAAGGANASAAQATREQAAREQATREQAAAAAAGSATATTAAATALASSTTAGNAANAVSAPTAGASASNAASASNAASAPGNSTAATAALAPTSAPSAAASASTAAPVTGASGSPAAAASSGNVWSGSIQSAPSQPAASASGAQAASAGAPQGASQPRAQVSSLQQLLALKNRVLMELQKHGIGKSQTASGVTATNGQPAAGVGASAAASAPAMAARPPAASVSPQQPAVSTLTSKQEYVGAAALIGALLAAVIAGLAMRRRKRNDASAVHARSGSGLSAPDDGAQSAEAAASNEAARSAANAYDTMAKSGESAASHEPPSSSVDMDDVPPLTERVSPPEESGVSGPYGYGTPAEQPTNERPTTHSVAAGVDARAAAAAATAGMAAAAALDALAARDRQSDPTHAHQAFDQHVDHSGDGASVFGSPAAPADSIAHEAQPIDETEAEARGIEPVTPTEPAEATESTELAEPTPELPPDVATPSIDAGHAVADEGIDSIPTLDEPMHAESTAAATDTAPEAQEAHAEPLSEPQSSPDQHAHEPAAEEPAATAESTTAEPNEPHANPQFPRAALAALGSLDMSLPPRAAESAEPVTPPASLTTQPVVEPEITARQAVPPHEPEPPRVGEQIEAGTAGHGAIAGMGAAKYGPLALDFDLELPPGPAQPLPTFTPEELARIARNKLELAAEYIELGDVAGARTLINEVIESNDTATRNDARAMLSTLAPLS from the coding sequence ATGACCGATCGATTTCCCTTCCTGCGTGCGCTGCATGCTGCGGCGATGTTTGACGGCGCGCGTTGCCGCGCAGCAGTCACGACGATCTCGGCGGCTGTTTTGCTGGTCGCGGCGCAAACGTGTGCTGCACAGGCGGTGACCGGCGGCGCGGCGGCGGCGAGCGCACCGGCCGCTTCGAGCGCGCCCGCTGTTGCGGCGGTGCCGGTGGGGGCCAGCCAGGTGACGGTGCAGGCCGGACAGTCGCTGCACGATATCGCGGTCGGGGCCACGCAGTCGCATGACCGCGCGGTGCTCGCGCGTGCCTCGAAAGCGATTTTCGATGCGAATTCCAGCGCGTTCATGAAGAACGACCCGAGCCGGATGAAGATCGGCGCGGTGTTGAATGTGCCGGCGCTCGATGCGACGGGCGCGGCGGTGGAAGGGGCGTCGGCGGGGGCCGCGGTGGGGGCGTCTGCTGCGACGGCGGCTTCGGCTTCTGCGCCGGGCGGTGCGGCTTCGGGGCCGGCCGCCGCGATGGCGGGTAATGCCGCGAGTTCGGCCGCGGCGGGTTCTAGCGCGACGGCGGCTGCCGGCGGAGCGAATGCAAGCGCGGCGCAGGCAACGCGGGAGCAGGCAGCGCGGGAGCAGGCAACGCGGGAGCAGGCGGCCGCGGCTGCGGCGGGATCGGCTACGGCGACGACAGCGGCGGCGACCGCGTTGGCGTCCTCGACGACGGCGGGGAACGCGGCGAATGCAGTGAGCGCGCCTACTGCGGGCGCTTCGGCGTCGAATGCGGCGTCGGCATCGAATGCGGCATCGGCGCCGGGGAATTCAACCGCGGCGACTGCGGCCCTTGCGCCGACATCGGCGCCGTCGGCGGCCGCGTCCGCTTCCACGGCAGCGCCTGTCACCGGCGCCAGCGGTTCACCAGCTGCCGCGGCGAGCAGCGGTAACGTGTGGTCGGGGTCGATCCAGTCCGCGCCGAGCCAGCCCGCCGCCAGCGCGAGCGGCGCTCAGGCGGCATCGGCGGGTGCGCCGCAGGGTGCCTCTCAACCGCGTGCGCAGGTGTCGAGCCTTCAACAGTTGCTCGCGCTGAAAAACCGCGTGTTGATGGAGCTTCAGAAGCACGGTATCGGTAAGTCGCAGACGGCAAGCGGCGTCACCGCGACGAACGGTCAACCGGCGGCAGGCGTCGGCGCTTCGGCAGCGGCGAGCGCGCCGGCGATGGCAGCGCGTCCGCCCGCGGCGTCCGTATCGCCGCAACAGCCGGCTGTGTCGACGCTGACGTCGAAGCAGGAATATGTCGGCGCGGCTGCGCTGATCGGCGCGTTGCTGGCCGCCGTGATCGCGGGTCTCGCGATGCGGCGGCGCAAGCGCAACGACGCGTCCGCTGTGCATGCGCGCAGCGGCTCCGGATTGAGCGCGCCCGACGATGGCGCGCAGTCCGCGGAGGCTGCTGCTTCAAACGAGGCAGCGCGCAGCGCGGCAAACGCATACGACACGATGGCGAAGAGCGGCGAGTCCGCAGCGTCGCATGAGCCGCCGTCATCGTCAGTCGATATGGATGACGTGCCGCCGTTGACCGAGCGCGTATCGCCGCCTGAGGAGAGCGGCGTATCCGGGCCGTATGGCTATGGCACGCCCGCGGAGCAGCCGACGAATGAACGGCCGACGACGCATTCGGTAGCCGCAGGCGTCGACGCCCGTGCAGCTGCGGCCGCGGCGACGGCTGGCATGGCCGCCGCGGCCGCTCTCGATGCGCTTGCGGCGCGCGACCGGCAATCTGACCCGACGCACGCGCACCAAGCGTTCGATCAGCACGTCGATCACAGTGGCGACGGGGCATCGGTTTTCGGGTCTCCTGCTGCGCCCGCTGACTCAATTGCGCACGAAGCGCAACCGATCGATGAAACCGAAGCCGAAGCGCGCGGGATCGAGCCGGTTACGCCAACTGAGCCTGCTGAGGCAACTGAGTCCACCGAGCTAGCCGAGCCTACGCCTGAACTGCCGCCCGATGTTGCCACGCCGTCGATCGACGCGGGGCATGCCGTTGCGGACGAAGGCATCGACAGCATTCCCACCCTCGACGAGCCGATGCATGCGGAATCGACCGCTGCAGCGACCGACACGGCGCCGGAAGCCCAAGAAGCGCACGCTGAGCCTCTCAGCGAACCGCAATCGTCGCCGGATCAACACGCTCACGAGCCTGCGGCGGAAGAGCCAGCAGCGACCGCAGAATCCACAACGGCAGAACCCAACGAACCGCACGCCAACCCGCAATTCCCGCGCGCCGCGCTCGCCGCGCTGGGCAGCCTCGACATGTCGTTGCCGCCGCGCGCCGCGGAATCGGCCGAACCCGTCACGCCGCCCGCATCGTTAACCACACAGCCCGTCGTCGAACCCGAAATCACCGCGCGGCAAGCGGTACCGCCGCACGAGCCCGAGCCGCCGCGCGTCGGCGAGCAGATCGAAGCGGGCACAGCGGGCCACGGCGCGATCGCCGGCATGGGTGCGGCCAAGTACGGTCCGCTCGCGCTCGACTTCGACCTCGAATTACCGCCGGGCCCGGCTCAGCCGCTTCCGACCTTCACGCCCGAGGAACTCGCCCGCATCGCGCGCAACAAGCTCGAACTGGCCGCCGAATACATCGAACTCGGCGACGTCGCGGGCGCGCGGACGCTGATTAACGAAGTCATCGAGTCGAACGACACCGCAACGCGCAACGACGCGCGCGCGATGCTGTCGACGCTCGCGCCGCTGTCGTGA
- the truA gene encoding tRNA pseudouridine(38-40) synthase TruA, with amino-acid sequence MTRAVTRIALGVQYDGAAFCGWQSQPHGKTVQDELERALREFAQTPLQTIVAGRTDTGVHGLGQVVHFDTELDRAEFSWVRGTNAFLPSTVAVQWAKPMPDTFHARFSAFERTYYYVLYVNPVRSPMLSGRAGWIHTPLEIDAMRAAATYLIGEHDFSAFRSSECQAKTPVKHLYQIDIRRDGDFIHFRFRANAFLHHMVRNLMGCLVAIGRGRYPVDWLADVLASRDRNIAAPTFMPDGLYLAQVGYPDEFAVPAAPVGSVPWAHVWNDDKSQP; translated from the coding sequence GTGACCCGCGCAGTAACCCGCATAGCCCTCGGTGTTCAATACGACGGCGCCGCATTTTGCGGCTGGCAATCCCAACCGCACGGCAAGACCGTGCAGGATGAACTCGAGCGCGCGCTGCGCGAATTCGCGCAGACGCCGCTGCAGACCATCGTCGCAGGCCGCACGGACACCGGCGTGCATGGGCTTGGCCAGGTGGTCCATTTCGACACCGAACTCGACCGCGCCGAGTTCTCGTGGGTGCGCGGGACGAATGCGTTCCTGCCGTCGACGGTCGCGGTCCAGTGGGCGAAGCCGATGCCGGACACGTTCCACGCGCGTTTTTCGGCCTTCGAGCGTACCTACTACTACGTGCTGTACGTGAACCCGGTGCGCTCGCCGATGCTCTCCGGCCGCGCGGGCTGGATCCACACGCCGCTCGAGATCGACGCCATGCGCGCCGCGGCCACATACTTGATCGGCGAGCACGATTTTTCGGCGTTCCGTTCGTCTGAATGCCAGGCCAAGACACCGGTCAAACACCTGTATCAGATCGACATCCGCCGCGACGGCGACTTCATCCATTTCCGGTTCCGCGCGAACGCATTCCTGCATCACATGGTGCGTAACCTGATGGGCTGCCTCGTCGCGATCGGGCGCGGGCGTTATCCTGTCGACTGGCTCGCCGATGTGCTGGCAAGCCGTGACCGCAACATCGCCGCGCCGACCTTCATGCCCGACGGACTGTATCTCGCGCAGGTGGGCTACCCCGACGAGTTCGCGGTGCCGGCCGCGCCGGTCGGCAGCGTGCCGTGGGCACATGTCTGGAACGACGACAAATCGCAACCATGA
- the leuB gene encoding 3-isopropylmalate dehydrogenase, translating to MKIAVLPGDGIGPEIVKEAVKVLNKLGEKFELEEAPVGGAGYEAAGHPLPDATLKLAKEADAILFGAVGDWKYDKLERALRPEQAILGLRKHLQLFANFRPAICYAQLTGASSLKPEIVSGLDILIVRELNGDIYFGSPRGLREAPDGPFAGAKEGFDTMRYSEPEVRRIAHVAFQAAQKRGKKLCSVDKSNVLETSQLWKDVVIDVAKEYADVELSHMYVDNAAMQLVKAPKSFDVIVTGNMFGDILSDEAAMLTGSIGMLPSASLDKNNKGLYEPSHGSAPDIAGKGVANPLATILSAAMMLRYSLNRAEQADRIENAVKKVLEQGYRTGDIVTPGCQQVGTAAMGDAVVAAL from the coding sequence ATGAAAATTGCAGTATTGCCCGGCGACGGCATCGGTCCGGAAATCGTCAAGGAAGCCGTGAAGGTGCTCAACAAGCTTGGCGAAAAATTCGAGCTCGAAGAGGCGCCGGTCGGCGGCGCGGGTTACGAAGCGGCCGGTCATCCGTTGCCCGACGCGACGCTGAAGCTCGCGAAAGAAGCCGATGCGATCCTGTTCGGCGCGGTCGGCGACTGGAAGTACGACAAGCTCGAGCGCGCGCTGCGTCCGGAGCAGGCGATTCTGGGCTTGCGCAAGCATCTGCAGCTGTTCGCGAACTTCCGTCCGGCGATCTGCTACGCGCAGTTGACGGGCGCATCGTCGCTGAAGCCGGAAATCGTCTCGGGCCTCGACATCCTGATCGTGCGCGAACTGAACGGCGACATCTATTTCGGTTCGCCGCGCGGCCTGCGTGAGGCGCCGGACGGCCCGTTCGCCGGCGCGAAGGAAGGCTTCGACACGATGCGCTATTCGGAGCCCGAAGTGCGCCGCATTGCACATGTCGCGTTTCAGGCTGCGCAAAAGCGCGGCAAGAAGCTGTGCTCGGTCGACAAGTCGAACGTGCTCGAAACGTCGCAACTGTGGAAAGACGTGGTGATCGACGTCGCGAAGGAATACGCGGACGTCGAGCTGTCGCACATGTACGTCGACAACGCGGCGATGCAGCTCGTGAAGGCGCCGAAGTCGTTCGACGTGATCGTCACCGGCAATATGTTCGGCGATATTCTGTCCGACGAAGCGGCGATGCTGACGGGCTCGATCGGCATGCTGCCGTCCGCGTCGCTCGATAAGAACAACAAGGGCCTGTACGAGCCGTCGCACGGTTCGGCGCCCGATATCGCCGGCAAGGGCGTGGCAAATCCGCTCGCCACAATTCTCTCGGCCGCGATGATGCTGCGCTATTCGCTGAACAGGGCGGAGCAGGCCGATCGCATCGAAAACGCGGTGAAGAAGGTGCTCGAACAGGGTTACCGCACCGGCGATATCGTGACGCCGGGCTGCCAGCAGGTCGGCACCGCGGCGATGGGCGATGCGGTCGTTGCTGCGCTGTAA
- a CDS encoding phosphoribosylanthranilate isomerase — MKNATPSNEPVQAGTAEATPPASAAATVPRRTRIKLCGLSKPSDVDCAVDLGADAIGLVFYPPSPRALSIAQAVELTRNVPPFLSVVGLFVNATPDWVRDVVCDVPLSLLQFHGDETPEQCEALASVAGLPWLRALRIEPDTRPGDLVKSALNYSAASGLLFDTHVEGYGGGGKVFDWSLIPAELARRAVLSGGLNAQNVGEAIRRVRPYAVDVSSGIEVQGAKGVKDHARMAAFVHAVRQADAG; from the coding sequence ATGAAGAACGCAACTCCTTCGAACGAGCCGGTGCAAGCCGGCACTGCAGAGGCAACCCCGCCGGCAAGCGCCGCGGCCACCGTCCCGCGTCGCACGCGCATCAAGCTATGCGGCCTGTCGAAGCCATCCGACGTCGACTGCGCGGTCGATCTTGGCGCGGACGCGATCGGCCTTGTGTTCTACCCGCCGAGCCCGCGCGCGCTAAGCATCGCTCAGGCGGTCGAACTGACGCGCAATGTGCCGCCGTTTCTGTCGGTGGTCGGGCTGTTCGTCAATGCGACACCGGATTGGGTGCGTGACGTCGTCTGCGACGTGCCGCTGTCGCTGCTGCAATTCCACGGCGACGAAACGCCCGAGCAATGCGAGGCGCTCGCGAGCGTCGCGGGTTTGCCATGGTTGCGCGCGCTGCGTATTGAGCCTGATACTCGGCCGGGCGATTTGGTAAAATCGGCGCTTAACTATTCAGCTGCCAGTGGTCTTCTGTTCGACACGCATGTCGAAGGCTATGGCGGCGGCGGGAAGGTTTTCGATTGGTCACTTATTCCAGCAGAGCTCGCGCGTCGGGCCGTTTTGAGTGGTGGGTTGAACGCGCAAAACGTCGGTGAAGCGATACGCCGTGTGCGCCCGTATGCGGTCGATGTCTCGAGCGGCATCGAAGTGCAGGGCGCCAAGGGCGTGAAAGATCACGCCCGGATGGCGGCGTTCGTACACGCAGTCAGACAAGCGGACGCTGGATGA
- the asd gene encoding aspartate-semialdehyde dehydrogenase, producing the protein MNVGLVGWRGMVGSVLMQRMQQEGDFDLIEPVFFSTSNAGGNAPSFARNETKLKDANSIDDLKKCDAIISCQGGDYTNDVYPKLRAAGWNGYWIDAASSLRMKDDAVIILDPVNLDVIKNALVKGQKNFIGGNCTVSLMLMALGGLFRENLIDWMTAMTYQAASGAGAQNMRELLAQMGTLHGAAQADLANPASAILDIDRKVLAAMNSDSMPTQHFGVPLAGSLIPWIDKDLGNGMSKEEWKGGAETNKILGKPAMGEPGSVPVDGLCVRIGAMRCHSQALTIKLKKDVPLDEVNSILASANDWVKVVPNEREASMRDLSPAVVTGTLTVPVGRLRKLAMGGEYLSAFTVGDQLLWGAAEPLRRMLRILLDK; encoded by the coding sequence ATGAACGTAGGTCTCGTAGGTTGGCGCGGCATGGTCGGCAGCGTCCTGATGCAACGTATGCAGCAGGAAGGCGACTTCGATCTGATCGAACCGGTGTTTTTCAGCACCAGCAATGCGGGCGGCAATGCGCCGTCGTTCGCCAGAAACGAGACCAAACTCAAAGACGCCAACAGCATCGACGACCTCAAGAAGTGCGATGCGATCATCTCCTGCCAGGGCGGCGATTACACGAACGACGTATATCCGAAGCTGCGCGCGGCCGGCTGGAACGGCTACTGGATCGACGCGGCGTCGTCGCTGCGTATGAAGGACGACGCGGTGATCATCCTCGATCCGGTCAACCTCGATGTCATCAAGAACGCGCTGGTCAAGGGGCAGAAGAACTTCATCGGCGGCAACTGCACGGTCAGCCTGATGCTGATGGCGCTGGGCGGTCTGTTCCGCGAAAACCTGATCGACTGGATGACGGCCATGACCTATCAGGCCGCATCGGGCGCGGGCGCGCAGAACATGCGCGAACTGCTCGCGCAGATGGGCACGCTGCACGGCGCGGCTCAGGCGGACCTGGCCAATCCGGCGTCGGCGATTCTCGATATCGACCGCAAGGTGCTCGCTGCCATGAACAGCGACAGCATGCCGACCCAACATTTCGGCGTGCCGCTCGCGGGCTCGCTGATTCCGTGGATCGACAAGGATCTCGGCAACGGCATGTCGAAGGAAGAATGGAAGGGCGGCGCCGAAACCAACAAGATTCTCGGCAAGCCGGCGATGGGCGAGCCGGGTTCGGTGCCGGTGGATGGTCTGTGTGTGCGGATCGGCGCGATGCGCTGCCATTCGCAGGCGCTCACGATCAAGCTGAAGAAGGACGTGCCGCTCGACGAAGTGAACAGCATTCTCGCGTCGGCCAACGACTGGGTGAAGGTCGTGCCGAACGAGCGCGAAGCGTCGATGCGCGATCTGTCGCCGGCAGTCGTTACCGGCACGCTGACGGTGCCGGTCGGGCGTCTGCGCAAGCTCGCGATGGGCGGCGAATATCTGTCCGCATTCACGGTCGGCGACCAGCTGCTGTGGGGCGCGGCCGAACCGCTGCGTCGCATGCTTCGCATTCTGCTCGACAAGTAA
- a CDS encoding DNA-methyltransferase, with amino-acid sequence MRDEFEESQPALDTAAAEVGQAAAQPVAEQPVAQVAAPAVMPPAAPAVLLPVPAAIELRNRDFLTDAANLPDQSIDLILADPPYGLGKDYGNDSDMRSGDDFLAWTREWLELSIPKLKPTGSLYIFCTWQYAPEIFCFLKTKLTMVNEIIWDRRVPSMGGTTRRFTSVHDNIGLFAVSKDYYFDLDPVRIPYDAATKKARSRKLFEGSKWLEMGYNPKDVWSVSRLHRQHAERVDHPTQKPLEIVERMVLASCPPGGRVLDPFMGSGTTAVACARQQRQFVGYEINESYCAIARERVSLAAASVASAASA; translated from the coding sequence ATGCGCGACGAGTTCGAGGAATCGCAGCCAGCGCTCGACACCGCTGCGGCAGAGGTGGGGCAAGCCGCCGCGCAACCGGTCGCGGAACAACCGGTTGCGCAGGTCGCCGCACCTGCGGTCATGCCGCCTGCCGCGCCTGCGGTGCTGTTGCCGGTGCCGGCCGCGATCGAACTTCGCAACCGCGACTTCCTGACCGATGCGGCGAACCTGCCGGACCAGTCGATCGACCTGATTCTTGCCGATCCGCCGTACGGGCTCGGCAAGGACTACGGCAACGACTCCGACATGCGTTCGGGCGACGATTTTCTCGCCTGGACGCGCGAGTGGCTCGAACTGTCGATTCCCAAGCTCAAGCCGACCGGTTCGCTGTATATCTTCTGCACGTGGCAGTACGCGCCCGAGATCTTCTGCTTTCTGAAGACAAAACTCACGATGGTCAACGAAATCATCTGGGATCGGCGCGTACCGAGCATGGGCGGCACGACGCGGCGTTTCACGTCGGTGCACGACAACATCGGTCTGTTCGCGGTGTCGAAAGACTACTATTTCGATCTCGATCCCGTCCGTATCCCGTACGATGCGGCCACGAAGAAGGCGCGTTCGCGCAAGTTGTTCGAAGGCAGCAAGTGGCTGGAGATGGGCTACAACCCGAAAGACGTCTGGTCGGTGTCGCGCCTGCATCGGCAGCATGCCGAGCGGGTCGATCATCCGACCCAGAAGCCGTTGGAAATCGTCGAGCGGATGGTGCTCGCCAGCTGCCCGCCGGGCGGCCGCGTGCTCGATCCGTTTATGGGAAGTGGCACCACGGCAGTGGCTTGCGCGCGTCAGCAGCGCCAGTTCGTCGGCTATGAGATCAATGAAAGTTACTGCGCGATAGCGCGAGAACGCGTCAGTTTGGCAGCGGCTTCGGTAGCGTCCGCGGCATCGGCATAA
- the trpB gene encoding tryptophan synthase subunit beta, whose protein sequence is MYNLPDERGHFGQYGGVFVAETLMHALEELRIAYEKSQTDPDFIAEYQRELKHFVGRPSPVYHAQRWSELLGGAQIYLKREDLNHTGAHKVNNVIGQALLAKRMGKPRVIAETGAGQHGVATATIAARFGMECVVYMGVEDVHRQAANVYRMKLLGATVVPVESGSRTLKDALNEAMRDWVTNVENTFYIIGTVAGPHPYPMMVRDFQRVIGDECKVQMPELVGRQPDAVIACIGGGSNAMGIFYPYIEDKSVQLVGVEAAGDGIDTGRHAASLTGGTPGVLHGNRTYLLQDENGQIIETHSISAGLDYPGVGPEHAWLKDSGRAQYVAITDEDALKAFHDCCRIEGIIPALESSHALAYATKLAPTLPKDKVLLVNLSGRGDKDMHTVAERSGIKF, encoded by the coding sequence ATGTACAACTTACCTGATGAACGAGGCCACTTCGGCCAGTACGGCGGCGTGTTCGTCGCTGAAACCCTCATGCATGCGCTCGAAGAACTGCGCATCGCCTACGAGAAATCCCAGACCGATCCGGACTTCATCGCCGAATATCAGCGCGAACTGAAGCACTTCGTCGGTCGTCCTTCCCCGGTTTATCACGCGCAGCGTTGGAGCGAACTGCTCGGCGGCGCGCAGATCTATCTGAAGCGCGAAGACCTGAACCACACCGGCGCCCACAAGGTGAACAACGTGATCGGCCAGGCGCTGCTCGCGAAACGCATGGGCAAGCCGCGCGTGATCGCGGAAACGGGCGCCGGCCAGCACGGCGTCGCGACCGCGACGATCGCCGCACGCTTCGGCATGGAATGCGTGGTCTACATGGGCGTCGAGGATGTGCACCGGCAGGCCGCCAACGTGTATCGCATGAAGCTGCTCGGCGCGACCGTGGTGCCCGTCGAATCGGGCTCGCGCACGCTGAAAGATGCGCTGAACGAAGCGATGCGCGACTGGGTCACCAACGTCGAAAACACGTTCTACATCATCGGCACGGTGGCCGGCCCGCATCCGTACCCGATGATGGTGCGCGACTTCCAGCGCGTGATCGGCGACGAATGCAAGGTGCAGATGCCCGAGCTGGTTGGCCGCCAGCCGGATGCGGTGATCGCGTGCATTGGCGGCGGTTCGAACGCGATGGGCATCTTCTACCCGTATATCGAAGACAAATCGGTGCAGCTGGTCGGCGTCGAAGCGGCCGGCGACGGCATCGACACGGGCCGCCACGCGGCGTCGCTGACGGGCGGCACGCCGGGCGTGCTGCACGGCAACCGCACGTACCTGCTGCAGGACGAAAACGGCCAGATCATCGAAACGCATTCGATCTCGGCCGGTCTCGACTACCCGGGCGTGGGCCCCGAGCACGCGTGGCTCAAGGATAGCGGCCGCGCGCAATACGTCGCGATCACCGACGAGGACGCGCTCAAGGCGTTTCACGACTGCTGCCGCATTGAGGGGATCATCCCCGCGCTCGAATCGAGCCACGCGCTGGCATATGCGACGAAACTCGCCCCGACGCTGCCGAAGGACAAGGTCCTGCTGGTCAACCTGTCGGGCCGTGGCGACAAGGACATGCACACGGTCGCCGAGCGATCGGGTATCAAGTTCTGA